From a single Micromonospora carbonacea genomic region:
- a CDS encoding permease: MGSVEVLAALLVLLIVFRAPLAGALSAPRLQTWTTVFVSVLVQAVPFLVFGVLLSAVIAVFVPRSFWARALPRHPALAVPVASAAGVVLPGCECGSVPIAGSLIRRGVTPAAALAFLLAAPAVNPVVLAATAVAFPGAPEMVLGRAVASLVVAMVMGWLWLRLGRADWIRLPRRPELDGASRGAAFWAAVRHDIVHAGGFLVVGAMAAASINVLVPERWLQTLADSPVLSVLALAVLAVLLSICSEADAFVAASLSQFSLTSRLVFLVVGPMVDLKLISMQAGVFGRRFAVRFAPATFVVAVGVAGLAGAVLL; this comes from the coding sequence CGCTGTCCGCGCCCCGGTTGCAGACCTGGACGACGGTCTTCGTCTCGGTGCTGGTGCAGGCCGTGCCCTTCCTCGTCTTCGGGGTGCTGCTCTCGGCGGTGATCGCGGTCTTCGTGCCGCGTTCGTTCTGGGCCCGGGCGCTGCCCCGGCACCCGGCCCTCGCGGTGCCGGTGGCCAGCGCCGCCGGGGTGGTGCTGCCCGGCTGCGAGTGCGGTTCGGTGCCGATCGCCGGGTCGCTGATCCGGCGCGGCGTCACCCCGGCGGCGGCCCTGGCGTTCCTGCTCGCCGCCCCGGCGGTCAACCCGGTCGTGCTCGCCGCCACCGCCGTCGCCTTCCCCGGCGCTCCGGAGATGGTGCTCGGCCGGGCGGTCGCCAGCCTGGTCGTCGCCATGGTCATGGGGTGGCTCTGGCTGCGGCTCGGCCGCGCCGACTGGATCCGGCTGCCGCGCCGGCCCGAGCTCGACGGCGCGTCGCGCGGCGCGGCCTTCTGGGCGGCCGTGCGGCACGACATCGTGCACGCCGGGGGCTTCCTGGTCGTCGGCGCGATGGCCGCCGCCAGCATCAACGTGCTGGTGCCGGAGCGCTGGTTGCAGACCCTCGCCGACTCCCCGGTGCTGTCGGTGCTCGCCCTGGCCGTGCTCGCCGTGCTGCTGTCCATCTGCTCGGAGGCCGACGCCTTCGTCGCGGCGTCGCTGTCGCAGTTCTCCCTCACCTCCCGGCTCGTCTTCCTGGTGGTCGGGCCGATGGTCGACCTCAAGCTGATCTCGATGCAGGCCGGCGTCTTCGGCCGCCGGTTCGCGGTCCGGTTCGCCCCGGCGACGTTCGTGGTCGCCGTCGGCGTGGCCGGCCTCGCCGGGGCGGTGCTGCTGTGA